The proteins below are encoded in one region of Oncorhynchus tshawytscha isolate Ot180627B linkage group LG04, Otsh_v2.0, whole genome shotgun sequence:
- the LOC112248235 gene encoding pescadillo homolog isoform X1 yields the protein MGGLQKKKYERGSATNYITRNKARKKLQLSLADFRRLCILKGIYPHEPKHKKKVNKGSTAPRTFYLLKDIRFLLHEPIVRKFREYKVFVRKLRKAYGKAEWTAVERLRDNKPGYKLDHIIKERYPTFIDALRDIDDALSMCFLFSTFARTGKCHVQTITLCRRLTVEWMNYVVTSRSLRKVFISIKGIYYQAEVLGQLITWLVPYQFAHDHPTDVDYRVMATFTEMYTTLFGFINFRLYQTLNLVYPPKLDSKAESELKAEHEEDYAMDSESYLEKLSALSASLARVVATAEEEEENQLDQFPADGEDLENMEAREKEQKEQEAQNRLFEGLKFFLNREVPRESLAFILRCFGAEVSWDKSLCIGGTYNVTDETITHQIVDRPDIDKQYINRYYIQPQWVFDSVNAKMRLPVEDYFLGVTLPPHLSPFVEEKDGDYVPPEKLKLMALQRGEKHVQEEEEDDDDDDDDEEYNDEVDDEDLTEEKNLKKMEDQRSQGKQTLAVKVTPGKVKPWETGSVGNKVRLEKEEKAEEKRLAIMMMKKKEKYLYDKIMFGKKRTTREANKLAAKRKAHEDTSKAEKKQKKAKKQ from the exons ATGGGGGGTCTACAGAAAAAGAAG TATGAGAGGGGCTCTGCCACCAACTATATCACAAGGAACAAAGCCCGCAAGAAGCTGCAGCTGAGCCTGGCAGATTTCAG ACGCCTGTGCATTCTGAAGGGCATCTACCCTCATGAACCCAAGCACAAGAAGAAGGTGAACAAAGGTTCCACAGCTCCCCGCACATTCTATCTGCTTAAAGACATCCGGTTCCTCCTGCACGAGCCCATCGTTAGGAAATTTAGAGAGTACAAG GTGTTTGTGCGTAAACTGAGGAAGGCCTATGGAAAGGCAGAATGGACAGCGGTGGAGAGACTGCGAGATAACAAGCCTGGCTACAAACTGGACCACATCATCAAAGAGAG GTACCCCACATTCATCGATGCCCTCCGTGACATAGATGACGCCCTCTCCATGTGCTTCCTGTTCTCCACCTTTGCCCGCACGGGAAAGTGCCACGTCCAGACCATCACGCTATGCCGACGTCTCACCGTGGAGTGGATGAACTACGTAGTCACATCTCGCTCTCTCCGGAAG GTTTTCATCTCCATCAAGGGGATTTACTATCAGGCAGAGGTTCTTGGACAGCTCATAACCTGGCTCGTGCCCTACCAGTTTGCCCATGAT CACCCAACAGATGTGGACTATAGAGTAATGGCTACCTTCACGGAGATGTACACCACCCTCTTTGGCTTCATCAACTTCCGCCTCTACCAGACACTTAACCTGGTCTACCCACCCAAG CTGGACAGCAAAGCTGAGTCGGAGCTGAAGGCTGAACACGAGGAGGACTACGCCATGGACTCTGAGAGCTACTTGGAG AAACTGTCTGCCCTGAGTGCCAGCTTGGCGCGTGTGGTTGCCAccgcggaggaggaggaggagaaccagcTCGACCAGTTCCCTGCTGACGGG GAGGACCTTGAGAACATGGAGgccagagagaaggagcagaaagAGCAGGAGGCCCAGAATAGGCTTTTTGAGGGGCTCAAGTTCTTTCTGAACAGGGAAGTTCCCAGAGAGTCACTGGCTTTTATCCTGAG gtgttTTGGTGCCGAGGTGTCATGGGACAAGTCCCTCTGCATCGGTGGTACCTACAACGTGACTGATGAGACCATTACCCATCAGATTGTGGACAGGCCCGACATAGACAAGCAGTACATCAACAG GTACTACATCCAGCCCCAGTGGGTGTTTGACTCGGTCAACGCCAAGATGCGCCTGCCCGTGGAGGACTACTTCCTGGGGGTGACGCTGCCGCCCCACTTGTCACCCTTTGTGGAGGAGAAGGACGGTGACTATGTGCCCCCGGAGAAGCTGAAGCTCATGGCCCTGCAGCGTGGCGAGAAGCACG tacaagaggaggaggaggatgatgatgatgatgatgatgatgaagagtacAACGATGAGGTGGACGATGAAGATTTGACTGAAGAGAAGAATCTGAAAAAGATGGAGGACCAGCGATCCCAGGGCAAG caGACTCTGGCGGTGAAGGTGACTCCCGGCAAAGTGAAACCCTGGGAAACTGGTTCCGTGGGGAACAAGGTTCGactggagaaggaggagaaggcagAGGAGAAGCGTCTGGCAATCATGATGATGAAGAAAAAGGAGAAGTACCTGTACGACAAGATCATGTTTGGCAAGAAGAGGACGACACGAGAG GCAAACAAACTGGCTGCCAAGAGAAAGGCTCACGAAGACACCAGCAAGGCAGAGAAGAAGCAGAAAAAGGCCAAGAAACAGTAG
- the LOC112248235 gene encoding pescadillo homolog isoform X2 → MGGLQKKKYERGSATNYITRNKARKKLQLSLADFRRLCILKGIYPHEPKHKKKVNKGSTAPRTFYLLKDIRFLLHEPIVRKFREYKVFVRKLRKAYGKAEWTAVERLRDNKPGYKLDHIIKERYPTFIDALRDIDDALSMCFLFSTFARTGKCHVQTITLCRRLTVEWMNYVVTSRSLRKVFISIKGIYYQAEVLGQLITWLVPYQFAHDHPTDVDYRVMATFTEMYTTLFGFINFRLYQTLNLVYPPKLDSKAESELKAEHEEDYAMDSESYLEKLSALSASLARVVATAEEEEENQLDQFPADGEDLENMEAREKEQKEQEAQNRLFEGLKFFLNREVPRESLAFILRCFGAEVSWDKSLCIGGTYNVTDETITHQIVDRPDIDKQYINRYYIQPQWVFDSVNAKMRLPVEDYFLGVTLPPHLSPFVEEKDGDYVPPEKLKLMALQRGEKHVQEEEEDDDDDDDDEEYNDEVDDEDLTEEKNLKKMEDQRSQGKTLAVKVTPGKVKPWETGSVGNKVRLEKEEKAEEKRLAIMMMKKKEKYLYDKIMFGKKRTTREANKLAAKRKAHEDTSKAEKKQKKAKKQ, encoded by the exons ATGGGGGGTCTACAGAAAAAGAAG TATGAGAGGGGCTCTGCCACCAACTATATCACAAGGAACAAAGCCCGCAAGAAGCTGCAGCTGAGCCTGGCAGATTTCAG ACGCCTGTGCATTCTGAAGGGCATCTACCCTCATGAACCCAAGCACAAGAAGAAGGTGAACAAAGGTTCCACAGCTCCCCGCACATTCTATCTGCTTAAAGACATCCGGTTCCTCCTGCACGAGCCCATCGTTAGGAAATTTAGAGAGTACAAG GTGTTTGTGCGTAAACTGAGGAAGGCCTATGGAAAGGCAGAATGGACAGCGGTGGAGAGACTGCGAGATAACAAGCCTGGCTACAAACTGGACCACATCATCAAAGAGAG GTACCCCACATTCATCGATGCCCTCCGTGACATAGATGACGCCCTCTCCATGTGCTTCCTGTTCTCCACCTTTGCCCGCACGGGAAAGTGCCACGTCCAGACCATCACGCTATGCCGACGTCTCACCGTGGAGTGGATGAACTACGTAGTCACATCTCGCTCTCTCCGGAAG GTTTTCATCTCCATCAAGGGGATTTACTATCAGGCAGAGGTTCTTGGACAGCTCATAACCTGGCTCGTGCCCTACCAGTTTGCCCATGAT CACCCAACAGATGTGGACTATAGAGTAATGGCTACCTTCACGGAGATGTACACCACCCTCTTTGGCTTCATCAACTTCCGCCTCTACCAGACACTTAACCTGGTCTACCCACCCAAG CTGGACAGCAAAGCTGAGTCGGAGCTGAAGGCTGAACACGAGGAGGACTACGCCATGGACTCTGAGAGCTACTTGGAG AAACTGTCTGCCCTGAGTGCCAGCTTGGCGCGTGTGGTTGCCAccgcggaggaggaggaggagaaccagcTCGACCAGTTCCCTGCTGACGGG GAGGACCTTGAGAACATGGAGgccagagagaaggagcagaaagAGCAGGAGGCCCAGAATAGGCTTTTTGAGGGGCTCAAGTTCTTTCTGAACAGGGAAGTTCCCAGAGAGTCACTGGCTTTTATCCTGAG gtgttTTGGTGCCGAGGTGTCATGGGACAAGTCCCTCTGCATCGGTGGTACCTACAACGTGACTGATGAGACCATTACCCATCAGATTGTGGACAGGCCCGACATAGACAAGCAGTACATCAACAG GTACTACATCCAGCCCCAGTGGGTGTTTGACTCGGTCAACGCCAAGATGCGCCTGCCCGTGGAGGACTACTTCCTGGGGGTGACGCTGCCGCCCCACTTGTCACCCTTTGTGGAGGAGAAGGACGGTGACTATGTGCCCCCGGAGAAGCTGAAGCTCATGGCCCTGCAGCGTGGCGAGAAGCACG tacaagaggaggaggaggatgatgatgatgatgatgatgatgaagagtacAACGATGAGGTGGACGATGAAGATTTGACTGAAGAGAAGAATCTGAAAAAGATGGAGGACCAGCGATCCCAGGGCAAG ACTCTGGCGGTGAAGGTGACTCCCGGCAAAGTGAAACCCTGGGAAACTGGTTCCGTGGGGAACAAGGTTCGactggagaaggaggagaaggcagAGGAGAAGCGTCTGGCAATCATGATGATGAAGAAAAAGGAGAAGTACCTGTACGACAAGATCATGTTTGGCAAGAAGAGGACGACACGAGAG GCAAACAAACTGGCTGCCAAGAGAAAGGCTCACGAAGACACCAGCAAGGCAGAGAAGAAGCAGAAAAAGGCCAAGAAACAGTAG